From Verrucomicrobia bacterium S94, the proteins below share one genomic window:
- a CDS encoding zinc metallopeptidase codes for MLSLDPVYWIFMIPGLILAGIASAKTKGTFSKYARVSASSHMTGAQAARQMLDRAGLHDVAINRTRGFLSDHYNPANRTLNLSPDVYDAPSLSAIGVACHEAGHALQHAQGYVPLQIRSAMVPITQFSSWGSYVFIFLGIFMQSMGLIKLGVILFGIGFLFSVVTLPVEWDASARAKRQMVTDGIVLPSEAADAGKVLDAAFLTYVASAVTALLTLLYYLMRLGLLGGRDD; via the coding sequence TTGTTATCACTTGACCCTGTTTATTGGATTTTCATGATTCCAGGCCTGATTCTCGCCGGAATCGCCTCTGCAAAAACCAAGGGCACATTCAGCAAATATGCCCGCGTCAGCGCCAGTTCGCATATGACCGGGGCCCAGGCCGCCCGTCAGATGCTCGATCGCGCCGGACTGCACGATGTCGCAATCAACCGCACTCGGGGATTTCTTTCCGATCACTACAACCCGGCCAACCGGACCCTGAACCTGTCGCCGGATGTCTATGATGCGCCCTCGCTCTCCGCCATCGGGGTCGCCTGTCACGAAGCCGGCCACGCCCTGCAGCATGCACAGGGATATGTCCCGCTCCAGATCCGCAGTGCCATGGTGCCGATTACCCAGTTCAGCTCCTGGGGCTCCTACGTCTTTATTTTTCTGGGCATTTTTATGCAAAGCATGGGGTTGATCAAACTCGGCGTCATCCTCTTTGGGATCGGCTTTCTTTTCTCCGTCGTCACCCTGCCGGTCGAATGGGATGCCTCCGCCCGGGCCAAACGGCAGATGGTCACCGACGGCATTGTCCTGCCCTCAGAGGCCGCCGACGCCGGAAAAGTGCTGGACGCCGCGTTTCTGACCTATGTCGCCTCCGCCGTCACCGCCCTGCTCACCCTCCTCTACTACCTCATGCGTCTCGGCCTGCTCGGCGGGCGCGATGACTGA
- a CDS encoding glycosyltransferase codes for MKTNVSVSKADLHVHSKYSDRPSEWFLRRIGAPESFMEPLEVYRACKKAGMDFVTISDHNCIRGAMEIAHLPGTFISAELTTYFPENGCKIHCLVSGITENQFRDMQKIRENIYDLRQYMNQNRVIHTIAHPLFRVNDKLTVEQFEKLLVMFNRFEGINGSRVPRACDIGNAVFQSLTPEVIAALADRHHLEPVGLEPWNKTLTGGSDDHGGLYIAGAYTVTPYAPGVIDFLEFIREGQHEPGGVGGTSVRLANSLYRIAYCYYKERLLSPGTNDRSVIGNVLKTMAETPDEKGQEKTGFRASVKAAFQKKIQKAYVKTQMNELEQMIVEELSRVLENNSNDLLIEDEDAANFKSACRLSQELSFAFIQKAAKKIRKGELIGSLQAVSSLGPVALGIAPYLTAFATQHKDEEFLRSVADRFPMAGNLKEKTGKKAWVTDTFTDVNGVTKTIRTLAGMARENHKDITVITSLDEEPAADFPVKNFKPVGSFRMPEYESLMISYPPFMEILAYFENEGFDEIIISTPGTLGICALGAAYMLGLKTRGIYHTDFPRFFSDILDDEKMGEVAWRFMRWFYGRMDQILVPTRQYKTLLMDGGFDGDKIDVMPRGINRERFSPERRNRAVWEADYNRNGSFKFIYAGRISREKNIEVMLKAFSRLIDSGSDADLIVVGDGPQRDELQLKYNDPQIVFTGYLYGDELAEVYASADLFVFPSMTDTFGNVVLEAHASGLPAIVSNEGGPQEIVESHNSGLVVGARTPDEMFEAMKRVTEDRELYEQLRINAGRKAKDSRWEYALEKLYM; via the coding sequence ATGAAAACAAACGTTTCCGTGTCTAAAGCCGATCTTCATGTGCATAGCAAATATTCCGACCGCCCTTCCGAGTGGTTTCTCCGCCGTATCGGGGCTCCTGAAAGTTTTATGGAGCCGCTGGAGGTTTACCGTGCCTGTAAAAAAGCGGGGATGGATTTTGTGACGATTTCCGATCACAACTGTATTCGCGGTGCCATGGAGATTGCCCATTTACCGGGAACCTTTATCTCGGCTGAACTGACCACCTATTTCCCGGAAAACGGCTGCAAAATCCATTGCCTGGTTTCGGGGATTACGGAGAATCAGTTTCGCGATATGCAGAAGATTCGGGAAAACATATACGACCTGCGCCAGTATATGAATCAGAACCGGGTGATTCATACGATTGCCCATCCGCTGTTTCGGGTGAATGATAAACTGACGGTGGAGCAGTTTGAAAAACTGCTCGTGATGTTCAACCGTTTCGAAGGCATTAACGGTTCCCGGGTGCCGAGAGCCTGCGATATTGGTAATGCAGTTTTTCAGAGTCTGACGCCGGAAGTGATTGCCGCGCTGGCGGACCGGCACCATCTGGAACCCGTCGGACTTGAGCCCTGGAATAAAACCCTTACAGGCGGATCGGATGATCATGGCGGCCTGTACATTGCCGGTGCCTACACGGTTACGCCTTATGCTCCCGGCGTTATTGATTTTCTGGAGTTTATCCGGGAAGGGCAGCACGAACCCGGAGGTGTGGGCGGCACCAGTGTCCGTCTGGCAAACAGTCTTTACCGTATTGCCTACTGCTATTATAAAGAGCGGCTTCTTTCTCCGGGAACCAACGATCGTTCGGTCATCGGTAATGTACTGAAAACCATGGCTGAAACCCCCGATGAAAAAGGGCAGGAAAAAACCGGTTTCCGGGCATCCGTCAAGGCGGCATTCCAGAAGAAAATTCAGAAGGCTTATGTTAAAACGCAGATGAATGAGCTTGAGCAGATGATTGTTGAAGAGCTCTCGCGGGTGCTGGAAAATAATTCGAATGACCTTCTGATCGAGGATGAAGATGCCGCTAATTTTAAATCGGCCTGCCGCCTGAGTCAGGAGCTGAGTTTTGCATTTATTCAGAAGGCGGCGAAAAAGATCCGCAAAGGTGAGCTGATCGGATCGCTGCAGGCGGTTTCCTCGTTGGGGCCGGTTGCACTCGGCATCGCACCGTATCTGACCGCTTTTGCCACGCAGCATAAGGATGAGGAATTTCTGCGCAGTGTGGCCGACCGCTTTCCCATGGCTGGAAATCTTAAAGAGAAAACCGGAAAAAAAGCGTGGGTCACCGATACGTTCACCGATGTGAACGGTGTCACGAAAACCATTCGTACATTGGCCGGCATGGCCAGAGAGAACCACAAGGATATCACCGTCATTACCAGTCTCGACGAAGAGCCGGCGGCCGATTTCCCGGTTAAAAATTTCAAACCGGTCGGTTCGTTCAGAATGCCGGAATATGAATCGCTCATGATCAGCTATCCGCCGTTCATGGAGATTCTGGCCTATTTTGAAAACGAGGGCTTTGACGAAATCATTATCTCCACGCCGGGAACACTGGGGATTTGCGCGCTGGGTGCGGCCTATATGCTGGGGCTGAAGACCAGGGGGATTTATCATACCGATTTTCCGCGCTTTTTTTCCGATATTCTGGACGATGAAAAAATGGGCGAAGTGGCCTGGCGCTTTATGCGCTGGTTCTATGGCCGGATGGATCAGATTCTGGTGCCGACGCGTCAGTATAAAACCCTGTTGATGGACGGGGGATTTGATGGCGATAAAATCGATGTCATGCCGCGGGGGATCAATCGTGAACGGTTCAGTCCGGAACGGCGCAACCGCGCGGTCTGGGAGGCTGACTATAACCGGAACGGAAGTTTTAAATTCATTTATGCCGGCCGGATTTCCCGGGAGAAAAATATCGAGGTGATGCTCAAGGCGTTCAGCAGGCTGATCGATAGCGGCAGTGATGCGGATCTGATTGTGGTGGGTGACGGACCGCAGCGGGATGAGCTGCAGCTGAAGTACAATGATCCGCAGATTGTCTTTACCGGCTATCTCTACGGCGACGAACTGGCCGAAGTTTACGCCAGTGCCGATCTGTTTGTATTCCCTAGCATGACGGACACCTTCGGAAATGTAGTGCTCGAAGCTCATGCATCCGGCCTTCCGGCAATTGTTTCAAACGAGGGCGGCCCGCAGGAAATTGTGGAATCGCACAACTCGGGGCTGGTGGTAGGCGCCCGCACCCCGGATGAAATGTTTGAGGCTATGAAACGCGTCACGGAAGACCGCGAACTTTATGAACAGCTCAGAATTAATGCGGGACGCAAGGCGAAAGACAGCCGATGGGAGTATGCTCTTGAAAAGTTATACATGTGA
- a CDS encoding tRNA threonylcarbamoyladenosine dehydratase, with the protein MSKIETGGYEHRFGGLFRLYGKTAMDNLRAAHVLIVGVGGVGSWVAEALARSGIGHLTLVDWDDICFSNTNRQIHAMTGTAGRAKVDILADRIHLINPECEVTPIREFYSDKNADELIRPGLSYVVDAIDKKNAKIHLITHCTKLGIPVIISGGAGGRVDPSKIQTTDLRDSFNDPLLAACRKQLRKNIPGMHLKHKKKFGIPCVFSAETIRYPHPDGGICFEKPAAGEGPKQLDCQFGFGSAAFLTGSFGFAMAARIINDLTAEP; encoded by the coding sequence ATGAGTAAAATAGAAACAGGCGGATATGAACATCGGTTCGGCGGGCTTTTCCGGCTTTACGGAAAAACGGCCATGGACAACCTGCGCGCAGCACATGTGCTGATCGTCGGCGTCGGCGGGGTCGGCTCCTGGGTCGCCGAGGCGCTGGCGCGTTCCGGCATCGGACATCTGACGCTGGTCGACTGGGACGACATCTGTTTTTCCAACACCAACCGGCAGATCCATGCCATGACCGGCACCGCCGGACGGGCCAAAGTCGATATTCTGGCCGACCGCATTCACCTCATCAATCCGGAATGTGAAGTCACACCGATCCGCGAATTCTATTCCGATAAAAATGCCGATGAACTGATCCGGCCCGGCCTTTCCTATGTGGTGGATGCCATCGACAAAAAAAACGCCAAGATTCACCTTATCACACACTGCACGAAACTCGGCATTCCGGTGATCATCAGCGGCGGTGCCGGCGGCCGGGTGGATCCGTCAAAAATACAGACCACCGACCTGCGCGACTCCTTTAACGATCCCCTGCTCGCGGCCTGCCGCAAACAGCTGCGCAAAAATATTCCGGGCATGCACCTGAAACATAAAAAGAAATTCGGTATCCCCTGCGTCTTCTCCGCAGAGACCATTCGTTATCCGCACCCCGACGGCGGCATCTGCTTTGAAAAACCCGCGGCCGGCGAAGGCCCGAAACAGCTTGACTGCCAGTTCGGCTTCGGGTCCGCCGCCTTCCTGACCGGAAGCTTCGGTTTCGCCATGGCCGCCAGAATCATCAACGACCTCACTGCTGAACCGTAA
- a CDS encoding sugar phosphate isomerase/epimerase — MTIKFFTPHWGYEHLDFDQFCRQAAAAGFDGIELNLAIKVDEAVAQLNQIKTHGLEYIAQHSGTRHHDFEEHKKHYREHLERITDYRPQLLNCHTGLDFFTFEQNLELVDIARETSDAFGIPIVHETHRGRFLFHAALTYQYLKARPNLRLTADFSHWCCVSESLLEGQEHFIDAAMEHSDHIHARVGHDQGPQINDPRAPENRPVVERFLGWWDRIVELHRTKGSEQLTITCEFGPRPYTQQLPLTRQPVSSQWDNNIYMMHLLRKRYR; from the coding sequence ATGACGATTAAATTCTTCACTCCGCACTGGGGCTATGAACATCTCGATTTCGATCAGTTCTGCCGGCAGGCGGCCGCTGCCGGATTCGACGGCATTGAGCTCAATCTCGCGATTAAGGTCGATGAAGCCGTCGCCCAGCTCAATCAGATCAAAACGCACGGACTTGAATATATTGCCCAGCATTCCGGCACACGCCATCACGACTTTGAAGAACACAAAAAACATTACCGCGAACACCTTGAACGCATTACCGATTACCGACCACAGCTGCTGAACTGCCACACCGGACTTGATTTCTTCACGTTTGAACAAAACCTCGAGCTGGTCGACATTGCCCGGGAAACCAGTGACGCTTTCGGCATACCGATTGTACACGAAACGCATCGCGGGCGTTTTCTTTTCCATGCGGCCCTTACATACCAATATCTGAAAGCCCGACCGAACCTTCGTCTTACTGCTGATTTCTCGCACTGGTGCTGTGTATCGGAATCGCTGCTCGAAGGACAGGAACATTTTATCGATGCCGCCATGGAGCACAGCGACCACATTCATGCCCGTGTCGGCCACGACCAAGGCCCGCAGATCAATGATCCGCGTGCACCGGAAAACAGACCGGTTGTTGAACGCTTTCTCGGCTGGTGGGACCGCATCGTCGAGTTGCATCGGACTAAAGGCTCAGAACAGCTGACGATCACCTGCGAATTCGGCCCCCGGCCCTACACCCAGCAGCTGCCCCTGACCCGCCAGCCGGTTTCCAGCCAGTGGGACAATAATATCTATATGATGCATCTGCTGCGGAAACGCTACCGGTAA
- a CDS encoding amidophosphoribosyltransferase encodes MSDWIGHECGIAAVRLLKPLDFYIEKYGTAMYAVNKLTLLMEKQHNRGQDGAGACAIKLDMPAGEPYIFRTRSADKNPIMAVRNRMVKAFADAREKHPEKMNDGEWVKNNVLFAGELLLGHLRYGTHGAQGESFCHPFLRQNNWMTRNLVVAGNFNLTNNNELFDMLVELGQHPRNKADTVMVLEKMGHFLDEANDFLFRKYRKEGLSRMEITEKIIQELDVIRILKKATRSFDGGYLMCGMIGHGDLFALRDPCGIRPGFYYHDDEIVLIASERPQIQTALNVPVESVKEIEPGHALVVKRTGEVVMEEVNKPLKKTPCSFERIYFSRGTDKDIYQERKNLGRSLVRRVLETVNYDLENTVFSYIPNTAETAFYGLVEGVKELVSERLKKHLLQDGGRVTAERIDELLSFQPRIEKLMTKDAKLRTFITADADRNDLVAQVYDTTYGIVKPNDTLVILDDSIVRGTTLRTSILRILDRLGMKKVVIVSSAPQIRYPDCYGIDMSKMKDFIAFEAAVALLRESGREELLEDIFMACLDDEEKPMLQAENQVKKLFEPFTADEISKKIAEILTPEGMKAEVEIIYQSIEGLHAACPNHRGDWYFTGDYPTPGGHRVANRSFINFMKNSDARAY; translated from the coding sequence ATGAGCGATTGGATCGGCCATGAGTGCGGTATTGCCGCGGTACGACTGTTGAAACCTCTCGATTTCTACATTGAGAAATACGGGACTGCAATGTATGCGGTGAATAAGCTGACCCTGCTGATGGAAAAGCAGCATAACCGCGGTCAGGACGGCGCGGGGGCCTGCGCGATCAAACTCGATATGCCGGCGGGCGAGCCCTACATTTTCCGCACCCGTTCGGCCGATAAAAATCCGATTATGGCGGTACGCAACCGCATGGTGAAAGCTTTTGCAGATGCGCGTGAAAAGCATCCCGAAAAAATGAATGACGGAGAGTGGGTGAAAAACAACGTGCTGTTTGCCGGCGAGCTGCTGCTCGGCCATCTGCGCTACGGCACCCACGGCGCCCAGGGTGAATCGTTCTGCCATCCTTTCCTGCGTCAGAATAACTGGATGACCCGTAACCTGGTGGTTGCGGGTAATTTTAATTTAACAAACAACAATGAGCTGTTCGATATGTTGGTGGAGCTGGGACAGCATCCGCGTAACAAAGCCGATACCGTGATGGTCCTTGAAAAAATGGGCCATTTTCTCGATGAAGCCAACGATTTCCTCTTCCGTAAATACCGAAAGGAAGGGCTGAGCCGTATGGAAATAACGGAAAAAATCATCCAGGAACTGGATGTGATCCGGATTCTTAAAAAAGCGACGCGCTCGTTCGACGGTGGCTATTTGATGTGCGGCATGATCGGGCACGGTGATCTGTTTGCTTTGCGCGATCCGTGCGGTATCCGGCCGGGGTTCTATTATCACGATGATGAAATTGTGCTGATTGCTTCCGAACGGCCGCAGATCCAGACAGCACTGAATGTTCCGGTTGAATCGGTGAAGGAAATTGAACCCGGCCATGCGCTGGTGGTGAAACGTACCGGTGAAGTGGTGATGGAAGAGGTCAATAAACCGCTCAAAAAAACGCCGTGTTCGTTTGAGCGCATCTATTTTTCGCGCGGAACCGACAAGGATATTTATCAGGAACGCAAAAACCTCGGTCGTTCACTGGTACGCCGGGTGCTGGAAACCGTTAATTATGACCTGGAAAATACCGTTTTTTCCTATATCCCGAATACGGCGGAAACGGCCTTTTACGGGCTGGTGGAAGGGGTGAAGGAGCTGGTGAGCGAGCGCCTGAAAAAACATCTGCTTCAGGATGGCGGACGGGTGACCGCCGAGCGCATTGACGAACTGCTCTCGTTTCAGCCGCGTATTGAAAAACTGATGACCAAAGATGCCAAACTGCGCACCTTTATTACTGCCGACGCCGATCGAAACGATCTGGTGGCGCAGGTGTATGACACCACCTACGGGATCGTGAAGCCCAACGATACGCTGGTGATTCTCGATGACTCCATTGTACGCGGTACGACGTTGCGGACCTCCATTCTCCGTATTCTTGACCGCCTTGGTATGAAGAAGGTTGTGATTGTCTCCTCCGCGCCGCAGATTCGCTATCCCGACTGCTATGGCATCGATATGTCTAAAATGAAGGATTTTATCGCCTTCGAGGCCGCAGTGGCTCTGCTTCGGGAGTCCGGACGCGAAGAGCTGCTGGAAGACATCTTCATGGCCTGTCTCGATGACGAGGAAAAGCCCATGCTCCAGGCCGAAAATCAGGTGAAAAAACTGTTCGAACCGTTCACGGCCGATGAAATCTCCAAAAAGATCGCTGAAATTCTTACCCCGGAGGGCATGAAGGCCGAAGTGGAGATTATCTACCAAAGCATTGAAGGCCTTCACGCAGCCTGTCCGAATCATAGAGGCGACTGGTATTTCACGGGCGACTATCCAACACCCGGCGGTCACCGTGTGGCCAATCGTTCGTTCATCAATTTTATGAAAAACAGTGATGCCCGCGCCTATTGA
- a CDS encoding bacteriohemerythrin: MLKHNLYIIWKSDNELGIPVVDEQHRAIISVINTLHYFTIHNMGKEVLESILITLKEYTKYHFMLEENVMEMEGYPDFDHHQKLHNQLAIKMKQISSKIKIEHDPGELLKFLRDWWLNHICVEDRKYAEFINNKTGGV; this comes from the coding sequence ATTTTGAAACATAACCTCTATATTATTTGGAAAAGTGATAATGAGCTTGGGATTCCCGTTGTCGATGAACAGCATAGAGCCATTATTTCCGTAATCAATACTCTTCATTATTTTACAATACATAACATGGGAAAAGAAGTGCTGGAATCAATTCTTATTACTCTTAAAGAGTACACGAAGTATCACTTTATGTTAGAAGAAAATGTTATGGAAATGGAGGGGTATCCTGATTTTGATCATCATCAAAAATTACATAACCAACTGGCAATTAAAATGAAGCAAATCAGTTCTAAAATAAAAATTGAACACGATCCCGGTGAGTTGCTGAAGTTTTTAAGAGATTGGTGGTTGAACCATATTTGTGTAGAGGACAGAAAATACGCTGAGTTCATCAATAATAAAACAGGCGGTGTGTAA
- a CDS encoding RluA family pseudouridine synthase: MKKQTFTVHYKDEGKRLFILIAEQLDISKKAAQALIDDKKVLVNGKRVWIRKHEVHEDDRIEILISDFKKPEAKKIAILWEDEDYLIVNKPAYFVTNADDNSIEAKLRIQKKNKNIVAVHRLDKETSGCVIFAKSAKAKEIMIPMFQGRDIIKIYRAITIGHFPTSWKEIRTDIEGYMSTTLVKTLDSRKHASYLELRIETGRTHQIRRHLADKRYPVMGDKKYAGTGNELSLEQPRQMLHAYRLIFPHPKTGKPVRATAPLPGDFKACLAQMKLR, from the coding sequence ATGAAAAAACAAACCTTTACAGTACATTATAAAGACGAAGGCAAACGCCTCTTCATTCTCATTGCCGAGCAGCTCGATATCTCCAAAAAAGCTGCCCAGGCCCTCATCGACGACAAAAAAGTCCTCGTCAACGGTAAGCGCGTCTGGATCCGCAAACATGAAGTCCACGAAGACGACCGCATCGAAATTCTCATCAGCGACTTCAAAAAACCTGAAGCTAAAAAAATTGCCATTCTCTGGGAGGACGAAGACTATCTCATTGTCAACAAACCCGCCTACTTCGTCACCAATGCCGACGACAACTCCATCGAGGCCAAATTACGCATTCAGAAAAAAAACAAAAACATCGTCGCCGTACATCGGCTCGACAAAGAAACCTCCGGCTGCGTCATTTTCGCAAAATCCGCAAAAGCCAAAGAAATCATGATTCCCATGTTTCAGGGCCGCGACATCATAAAAATCTACCGCGCCATCACCATCGGCCACTTTCCCACCAGCTGGAAAGAAATCCGCACCGACATCGAAGGCTACATGTCCACCACCCTCGTCAAAACGCTCGACTCCAGAAAACACGCCTCCTACCTCGAACTGCGCATCGAAACCGGCCGCACTCACCAGATCCGCCGCCACCTCGCGGACAAGCGCTATCCGGTCATGGGCGACAAAAAATATGCAGGCACCGGCAACGAGCTCTCCCTCGAACAGCCCCGCCAGATGCTCCACGCCTATCGCCTCATCTTTCCCCACCCCAAAACCGGGAAACCCGTCCGCGCCACCGCCCCCCTTCCCGGCGATTTCAAAGCCTGCCTCGCCCAGATGAAACTGCGGTAA
- a CDS encoding AraC family transcriptional regulator — MITEWFKEWVHFSVTTSLRVGEVSEQLGFTDPYYFSRLFRKIMGVAPRDYR, encoded by the coding sequence CTGATCACCGAGTGGTTTAAAGAGTGGGTCCACTTCTCTGTCACCACCAGTCTACGGGTGGGCGAGGTGAGCGAACAGCTCGGCTTCACCGATCCGTATTATTTTTCCCGGCTGTTCAGAAAAATCATGGGCGTCGCCCCGCGCGATTACCGGTAG
- a CDS encoding flippase-like domain-containing protein yields MNQPELNLRKFARIAMHGLVITVIVSSLVLLFTSKSDTLKLLQENVHWPFVPLLSLPILLAWCCNGARFWLMTRCIGHPISYTRAWSIALSSEFGVMASPGGVGGAAVRIAFLKKSGISYVHGASLLAADVFMDMLFFISIIPLAIAALLKFIPFNSLSGTLHPQWFALLLLPALLYSLRKRILQTLEKQQTYRKYRMSGRLRLARINLTHGFRQGRSAFTLIFKNHRGILTVNYLLAATQFTARYSILPLAIHLLGTPVNPLPLIVMQGVLFMISMLVVAPGGGGSVELLAALVLPRLIPTQQVGVVILLWRIFTYHFYLLFGGIVFTRTFRKLM; encoded by the coding sequence ATGAATCAGCCCGAACTCAACCTCAGGAAGTTTGCCCGGATCGCCATGCATGGACTGGTAATCACCGTGATCGTATCCAGTCTTGTCCTGCTGTTCACATCCAAAAGCGACACCCTGAAACTGCTGCAGGAAAACGTGCACTGGCCCTTCGTTCCCCTACTGTCGCTTCCCATTCTGCTCGCATGGTGCTGCAACGGTGCCCGTTTCTGGCTGATGACCCGCTGCATCGGCCATCCGATCAGTTATACCCGTGCATGGAGCATCGCCCTCTCTTCCGAATTCGGCGTTATGGCCTCTCCCGGCGGGGTCGGCGGGGCCGCCGTCCGGATCGCATTTCTGAAAAAATCCGGCATCTCCTATGTCCACGGCGCTTCACTGCTTGCGGCTGACGTTTTCATGGATATGCTCTTTTTCATATCCATCATCCCCCTTGCCATTGCCGCCCTGCTCAAATTCATCCCGTTCAATTCCCTGTCCGGAACCCTGCATCCACAATGGTTCGCCCTCCTGCTTCTTCCCGCGCTTCTGTACAGCCTGCGCAAACGGATTTTACAGACGCTGGAAAAACAGCAGACCTACCGGAAGTATCGCATGAGCGGCCGTCTCCGCCTCGCCCGCATCAATCTGACCCACGGGTTCCGCCAGGGCCGCAGTGCCTTCACGCTGATCTTTAAAAATCACCGCGGCATCCTGACCGTCAACTACCTGCTCGCCGCAACCCAGTTCACCGCACGTTACAGCATCCTGCCGCTCGCGATCCACCTGCTTGGAACCCCCGTCAATCCCCTGCCCCTCATCGTGATGCAGGGAGTGCTTTTCATGATTTCCATGCTGGTTGTCGCCCCCGGAGGCGGCGGAAGTGTTGAACTGCTCGCCGCCCTGGTTCTTCCCCGGCTGATACCGACTCAGCAGGTCGGGGTCGTCATTCTTCTGTGGAGAATCTTCACCTACCATTTTTACCTGCTTTTCGGCGGTATTGTTTTCACCCGCACGTTCAGGAAGCTGATGTAG